CCCTCGGAGACGGCCACCCAGACGACGAAGCCGACCGGAATGAGCAGCACCGCTGCCGCGATCAGGGCGAGCACCAGCAGCGGCACCGGCGCGGTGAACGCGCGGTGCCGCTGCGTGGGTCCGCTGACCCTGGAAGGGTCGGCGGTGGCGAGGCTCAGATGAGCCCCGCGGCGGTCATGAGGTCCGTGACCTTCTTGCTGTTCAGCGTCGACGGGTCGATCGCCGGCGGCTGCAGCGAACTCAGCGGGGGCAGGGCGGGGTTGGAGGCGACGTCGCTGCCGATCGCGTACTCGAAGCTTGTCCCGTCGCGAAGAATCTGCTGCCCGTCGGGGCCGGTGATGAAAGCGAGGAACTGCTGGGCGGCAGCCGCGTTCTTGCTGGAGGCCAGCACCCCTCCGCCCGACACGCTGACGAAGGCCCCCGGATCCTGGGCGCCGAAGTAGGCCAGCTTCGTGTTGGCGCTGTTCTCCTTCGTCTTGGCCTGATCGATGAACCAGTAGTAGTGGTAGATCACGCCGAGCGGAATCTCTCCGGCGTTGACGGCCTTCATCACGGTGCTGTTGCCCTTGTACGCGGACGCATTCTCCTTCATGGCGGCGAGCCACGCTGCCGTGGCGTCCTCGCCCTTCTCCTGCAGGATGGCCGAAACGATCGCCTGGAAGTCCGCTCCGGTGGGCGACGCGGCCCATCGTCCCTTCCACTCCGGCTTCTGCAGATCCATGATCGAGGTGGGCAGCTGGTCGGCGGCGATGAGTGCGGGGTTGTAGACCATCACGGTGGACCGTGCGGCGATGCCCGTCCAGTCGCCGCTCGCCGGACGGTACTGCGCGGGGACGGCGGCCAGGGTCGCGGCGTCGATGGGGGCGAGCAGCCCCGCGTTCTCGACCAGGGACATCGCGGGGGAGTTCTCGGTGAGGAAGACGTCCGCCGGTGAGGCGGCTCCCTCCTGAACGATCTGGTTGCCGAGCTCGGAGTCGCTGCCGTTTCGCAGAACCACGTCGATGCCGGTCTTCTTCGTGAAGGCGTCGGCCCACGCCTGCGTCAGTTCCTCGTGCTGCGCGTTGTAGACGGTGATCGAGGTACCGCTCAGGGAGGACGGATCCGCCGATGAGGAGGCGCCGGGGGCGGCGGAACCAGCGCAGGCGGAGAGACCGAGCGCAGCGATGGTGAGAACGGATGCCGCCGCGAGACGGCGAGGGACGGACACAGGCATGACAGCACTCTCTCTTTTGAAGATAGGTAACCCTTACTTTAGTCGCGCGTCAGGGATGGTGAGGAACCACACGGTCGCGGCGGGGACGGCCTGATCGCCCCCGTAGACTTGACGCCCGTGGCTCTTACCATCGGAATCGTGGGTCTTCCCAACGTCGGCAAGTCGACCCTGTTCAACGCGCTGACGAAGAACCAGGTGCTCGCGGCGAACTACCCGTTCGCGACGATCGAACCGAACGTCGGGGTCGTGAACCTCCCCGATCCGCGGTTGGGCACGCTCGCCAAGGTCTTCGGCAGTGAGCGCATCCTTCCCGCCGCGGTCTCGTTCGTCGACATCGCCGGCATCGTGCGCGGAGCGAGCGAGGGCGAGGGCCTCGGCAACAAGTTCCTGGCGAACATTCGCGAGGCCGATGCGATCGCTCAGGTCGTGCGCGGATTCGCCGATTCCGACGTCGTGCACGTCGACGGCAAGGTCGACCCGGCATCCGACATGGAGACGATCAACGCGGAGCTTCAGCTCGCCGACCTCGAGACGCTCGAGAAGGCGATCACGCGGTATGAGAAGGAAGTGCGGGGAAAGAAGCTCGACCCGGCCGTCCTCGATGCCGCCGTCGCCGCACGTGACGCGCTGCAGCGGGGAGTGCTGCTCTCGGCATCCGGGATCGACCTGGCTCCCATCAAGGAGCTGGGCCTTCTCACCGCGAAGCCCTTCATCTTCGTCTTCAACGTCGACGAGGCGGTGTTGACCGATGCCGCCCGCAAGGCCGAGCTGGCCGCGCTCGTCGCGCCGGCCACAGCGGTGTTCCTCGACGCGAAGATCGAGTCGGAGCTGATCGACCTCGATCCCGAGGAGGCGGCGGAGCTGCTCGCCTCGACCGGTCAGGACGAGTCCGGTCTCGATCAGCTCGCGCGCATCGGCTTCGACACGCTGGGTCTTCAGACGTACTTGACGGCGGGCCCGAAGGAAGCGCGGGCCTGGACCATCGGCAAGGGATGGAAGGCTCCGCAGGCCGCTGGCGTGATCCACACCGATTTCGAGAAGGGCTTCATCAAGGCCGAGGTGATCTCGTTCGACGACCTCGTCGCGCTCGGGTCGGTCGCCGAGGCGCGTGCGAAGGGCAAGGCGCGCCTGGAGGGCAAGGACTACGTCATGCAGGACGGCGACGTGGTGGAGTTCCGCTTCAACGTCTGACCCGGGACGTATCAACCGCGACGACACCGCCGCTGCCGGTCTGCCCCGAGGGATGCGAAGAAGCGTGCGTCACCCGGTTGACCTCAAAGCTCTACAGTGAGCGCATGAACTCCGCCGCACCGGCGCCCGATGTCGGTCAGCCGCGCGCGGGAGTGACCTGGGCGCTCCTCGGCGGGTCCTTCCCGAACCTCGTGCAGTGGTACAACCTGTACGCCTTCGCGGTGTTCGCGCCGTTCTTCCGGACGGAGTTCTTCGACCCCTCCGACGGCGGTTCGCTGATCTACGTCTACGCGATCTTCGCGCTCACGTTCGTCATGCGTCCGATCGGATCGTGGATCTTCGGGCGTATCGCCGGGCGCCGCGGCCTGCGATTCGCGCTCGTGTCGAGCGTGCTCCTCATGTCTGCCGGCTCCGCTGTCCTGGCGATCAGTCCGACGCAATCCCACGTCGGCGCCTGGTCCGCCGGCATTCTGCTGCTCGTCGGCGCGGTCCAGGGGATCGCGACCGGCGGTGAGTATGGAGCCTCGGCGGTGTACCTGGCCGACGTCGCGGCCCGCGGCCGTCGTGGCTTCTCATCGTCGTTCCAGACGGCGACGATCGTTGCGGGCCAGGTCCTTGCGCAGGCGACACTGCTCATCCTGCTCTCGGTCGTGGATCGCGCGCAGATTTCGGCGTGGGGGTGGCGGGTCGCGTTCGGGCTGGGTGCGCTCGCGGGAGTCATGACGTTGGTTCTCGCCCGACGGATGCCGAGCGAGCGAACGCGTCCTGCGGCGGCGGGGCTCGCGGATCTCTTTCGTGACGGCTGGCGACCGTTGTTGTGGGTCGTGCTGATGACGTCGGGTGGCACGGCGGCGTTCTACACGTTCACGGTGACGGTGCCGTCCGTGTCGCGTGAAGCGGCGTTCGCTGCCGGAGGGTCGGATGCCGAGCGCGCGAGCACGACGGCCATCCTCATCGCGATGATCGTCCTGATGCTGCTCCAGCCCGTGGGCGGCGCCATGAGCGACCGCATCGGGCGAAAGCCTCTGCTGGTGTTCTTCGGGGCCGCCGGCGTCGTCGTGATCGGACCCGCTGTCATGATCGCCCCCGGGCTCACGGCGCCGTCGACGCTGTTCGCAGTGCTGCTCGTCGTCTTCGTCGTGCTCACCGGATATCTCGCGACCAACACGATCGCCAAGGCCGAGGCGTTCCCACCGGCGTTGCGGGCTCTGGGCGTCGGGTTCGGTTATGCGGTGTCCAACTCGCTGTTCGGCGGAACGGCGCCGCTTCTGTACCACGCGACGGCCACGGTGCCGTGGCTCTTCTCGGCGTATGTGACCGTGCTGGTGGCGGTCACCCTGGCTGCGGCGCTCGTCATGCGAACCCGTGCTCCGAGCACGGAGGTCTAGGACTCGGAGCTACGCGGGTTCCGTCGTGCGGATGGCGCCGCAGGTCACACACGACCATGCGACGAGGAATCGCTCGTCGTCCAGAATCTCGAAGCCGAGGCGGTCGCCGCACAGAGGGCACCGTGGGCCTGCATCGGGGAGCATGCGCATGGAGTCAGTATCTCGCCGGAAGGAGGGAGGTGGTCAGGCGGCCTGGCAGCGCGACACGCCCGGGATGTGGGTGTGATTTGCCGGATGGTGGTGTGCCGCGTAAGTTATTACTTGTTCGCCCCACAGGGAAGAGCGAAGGGCCGGAAGGTCTCGCCCCCTCAAGCGGAGAACCGAATCCCATCCCAAACCTCTCGGTAGAGAGAACAGGACTTCTGGTCTAGGATGGGAATCCCCTCGCGAAGGACGTCGTCGGTCGCCACTGTGGATCTGAGATCCCGAAGCGCCGACTTGACAAGCTGCGCGAGAGGGATAAGATTGTAAAGTTGCCCTGCGGGCGAGGCTGGAAGGCTGAGCTGCGGGAGCGTCCGATCCTTGAGAACTCAACAGCGTGCACTTGTCAAATGCCAAATTACCTCGTCCCTGCCTTTGTGGTGGGGTGAGATTCCTTTGGATCAAAGTCCGGTATTTCGGTGCCGGCATTATGGATTGTCAGTGATGGCATCCTTTTTGGTCAGTTTCGAACTCGCTGCATTGTCGTTTTCCCGATGGTGTATGCATTTTTTCTTTTTGGAGAGTTTGATCCTGGCTCAGGATGAACGCTGGCGGCGTGCTTAACACATGCAAGTCGAACGGTGAAGCTCAGCTTGCTGGGTGGNNNNNNNNNNNNNNNNNNNNNNNNNNNNNNNNNNNNNNNNNNNNNNNNNNNNNNNNNNNNNNNNNNNNNNNNNNNNNNNNNNNNNNNNNNNNNNNNNNNNAAGCCGATGACTTGATAACACACCGTTTTGGTGCTTGCGTCCACTGAGTGGTTCTCGATGTACGGTCGAGAACACACACAAACATCATTTTTGATCGTTGTGTGCTTGATGAAACATCAATAGTGTTTCGGCGGCCATAGCGTGAGGGAAACGCCCGGTCACATTCCGAACCCGGAAGCTAAGCCTCACAGCGCCGATGGTACTGCAGGGGGGACCCTGTGGGAGAGTAGGACACCGCCGGACTTCTTTTCAGGAAATGGCCACCCAACGCTGGGTGGCCATTTCCCGTTAACACGACTGAAAGGAACTCCTTCGATGGCACAGGATCGCGATCCCGAGAACCCGGATGCGACGCCCGAGCGCCGCCGGAGGTTTACCGACCGTGCTGGGTCGTCACGGGGCGCGGCCCGCTCCGACAACCAGCGCCAGCGCGGTGGTGAGCGTAAGCCGTACGTGGCGCGTGATGGTGAGCGTAAGCCGTACGTGAAGCGTGATGGTGAGCGTAAGCCGTACGTGAAGCGTGATGGTGAGCGTAAGCCGTACGTGAAGCGTGATGGTGAGCGTAAGCCGTACGTGAAGCGTGATGGTGAGCGTAAGCCCTACGCGGCGCGCGATGGTGAGCGTAAGCCGTACGTGAAGCGTGATGGCGACCGGACGTCGCGTGTTCCGGCTCGCACCTCGCGTCCGCCGCAGGGTTCGGACCGTCGCAGCGGTCCCGCGGCACCGCAGCTGCCCGATGATGTCACACCCCAGGACCTGCCGGCGTCCGCGCGTAATGAGCTCAAGACGCTGTCGAAGGAGAACGCCGAACAGGTCGCCCGTCATCTGGCCATGGCGGCGCGCCTCATCGACGATGACCCCGAGCGCGCACACGCGCACGCCCTCGCCGCATCCCGTAGCGCCGGCCGTATCGCCATCGTGCGGGAGACAGTGGCGATCACCGCGTACGCGCTGGGCGACTTCGCTCTCGCCGTGCGCGAACTGCGCACATATCGCCG
The sequence above is a segment of the Microbacterium sp. PM5 genome. Coding sequences within it:
- a CDS encoding MFS transporter, with translation MNSAAPAPDVGQPRAGVTWALLGGSFPNLVQWYNLYAFAVFAPFFRTEFFDPSDGGSLIYVYAIFALTFVMRPIGSWIFGRIAGRRGLRFALVSSVLLMSAGSAVLAISPTQSHVGAWSAGILLLVGAVQGIATGGEYGASAVYLADVAARGRRGFSSSFQTATIVAGQVLAQATLLILLSVVDRAQISAWGWRVAFGLGALAGVMTLVLARRMPSERTRPAAAGLADLFRDGWRPLLWVVLMTSGGTAAFYTFTVTVPSVSREAAFAAGGSDAERASTTAILIAMIVLMLLQPVGGAMSDRIGRKPLLVFFGAAGVVVIGPAVMIAPGLTAPSTLFAVLLVVFVVLTGYLATNTIAKAEAFPPALRALGVGFGYAVSNSLFGGTAPLLYHATATVPWLFSAYVTVLVAVTLAAALVMRTRAPSTEV
- a CDS encoding iron ABC transporter substrate-binding protein, whose protein sequence is MPVSVPRRLAAASVLTIAALGLSACAGSAAPGASSSADPSSLSGTSITVYNAQHEELTQAWADAFTKKTGIDVVLRNGSDSELGNQIVQEGAASPADVFLTENSPAMSLVENAGLLAPIDAATLAAVPAQYRPASGDWTGIAARSTVMVYNPALIAADQLPTSIMDLQKPEWKGRWAASPTGADFQAIVSAILQEKGEDATAAWLAAMKENASAYKGNSTVMKAVNAGEIPLGVIYHYYWFIDQAKTKENSANTKLAYFGAQDPGAFVSVSGGGVLASSKNAAAAQQFLAFITGPDGQQILRDGTSFEYAIGSDVASNPALPPLSSLQPPAIDPSTLNSKKVTDLMTAAGLI
- the ychF gene encoding redox-regulated ATPase YchF, producing the protein MALTIGIVGLPNVGKSTLFNALTKNQVLAANYPFATIEPNVGVVNLPDPRLGTLAKVFGSERILPAAVSFVDIAGIVRGASEGEGLGNKFLANIREADAIAQVVRGFADSDVVHVDGKVDPASDMETINAELQLADLETLEKAITRYEKEVRGKKLDPAVLDAAVAARDALQRGVLLSASGIDLAPIKELGLLTAKPFIFVFNVDEAVLTDAARKAELAALVAPATAVFLDAKIESELIDLDPEEAAELLASTGQDESGLDQLARIGFDTLGLQTYLTAGPKEARAWTIGKGWKAPQAAGVIHTDFEKGFIKAEVISFDDLVALGSVAEARAKGKARLEGKDYVMQDGDVVEFRFNV